In Sphingomonas sp. SORGH_AS_0950, the following are encoded in one genomic region:
- a CDS encoding HAD-IA family hydrolase has translation MDANSPDRFPFSIVGFDLDGTLLDTSGDLAAAVNHALASIGRPALDVEAVKPMIGGGARRMLEHGLAATGGCDNETLDVLHQRLLDHYEAHLADHTCPFPGTLAALDELALRGVRLGVMTNKLERFARAILDGLGLTDRFDAIIGGDTMGVAKPSPVPIQALVARCGGGAAAFVGDSIFDVQAAKAAGLPVIACSFGFLSQPVETLGADAIIDGYDDLIPTLERLAPSAP, from the coding sequence ATGGACGCGAATTCACCCGACCGTTTTCCTTTTTCCATCGTGGGCTTCGATCTGGACGGCACCTTGCTCGACACCAGCGGCGACCTGGCGGCGGCGGTCAATCATGCGCTGGCCTCGATCGGGCGTCCGGCCCTCGATGTCGAGGCGGTGAAGCCGATGATCGGCGGGGGTGCGCGGCGGATGCTGGAACATGGGCTGGCGGCGACCGGGGGATGCGATAACGAGACGCTGGATGTTCTGCACCAGCGGCTGCTGGACCATTATGAGGCGCATCTGGCGGATCATACATGCCCCTTTCCGGGCACGCTGGCGGCGCTCGACGAGCTGGCACTGCGCGGCGTCCGGCTGGGCGTCATGACCAACAAGCTGGAACGCTTCGCACGGGCGATCCTGGACGGGCTGGGGCTGACCGACCGGTTCGATGCGATCATCGGTGGCGACACGATGGGCGTCGCCAAGCCCTCGCCGGTGCCGATCCAGGCGCTCGTCGCCCGGTGCGGCGGCGGGGCGGCGGCCTTTGTCGGCGATTCGATCTTCGACGTGCAGGCCGCCAAGGCCGCCGGCCTGCCGGTGATCGCCTGTTCCTTCGGCTTCCTGAGCCAGCCGGTCGAGACGCTGGGCGCCGATGCGATCATCGACGGCTATGACGACCTCATCCCGACGCTGGAGCGGCTCGCGCCTTCCGCCCCTTGA
- a CDS encoding nucleotidyltransferase family protein → MTPALTPVERLIALLREPGCARQLTASDWTAVLTVARAELLIGTLAYRLDGLDLPPRVALCLADAKAAAEEGRRAALWEANRVAHALAPLGRPVILLKGTAFVAAGLAAGCGRSIGDCDILLPQTDLDRAEAWLIEAGWEWVKPDPYDDLYYRRWMHELPPLIHRDRDRMLDVHHTILPPTARPNPDAAGLIAGAVPLAHGLAVLSHLDMIVHGAAHLFADGDLTGGLRNLWDIHALVGEGGCEGLAERARHHGLDRAVARAMRLSHVLFGTPVPPQWQALTLADRLYRRRILARDGWGGGRHPLTRLAFYLRSHLIRMPLPLLLRHLWIKGRKARAAPASG, encoded by the coding sequence ATGACCCCCGCTCTGACCCCCGTCGAGCGGCTGATCGCCCTGCTGCGCGAGCCGGGATGCGCACGGCAACTGACGGCCAGTGACTGGACGGCGGTGCTGACCGTCGCGCGGGCCGAGCTGCTGATCGGCACGCTGGCCTATCGGCTGGACGGATTGGACCTGCCGCCGCGCGTCGCCCTGTGCTTGGCCGATGCGAAAGCCGCGGCGGAGGAGGGACGGCGTGCGGCGCTGTGGGAGGCGAACCGCGTCGCCCATGCGCTGGCCCCGCTGGGTCGTCCGGTCATCCTGCTGAAGGGAACGGCCTTCGTGGCGGCGGGGCTGGCGGCGGGGTGTGGGCGATCGATCGGCGATTGCGACATATTGCTGCCCCAGACCGATCTGGACCGGGCCGAGGCCTGGCTGATCGAGGCGGGATGGGAGTGGGTCAAGCCCGACCCCTATGACGATCTTTACTATCGGCGATGGATGCACGAACTGCCGCCGCTGATCCATCGCGACCGCGACCGGATGCTCGACGTGCATCACACCATCCTGCCCCCGACCGCGCGACCCAATCCCGACGCGGCCGGGCTGATCGCGGGGGCGGTGCCGCTGGCCCATGGGCTGGCCGTGTTGTCGCACCTCGACATGATCGTCCATGGCGCCGCGCATCTGTTCGCCGATGGCGACCTGACGGGCGGGCTGCGCAATCTCTGGGATATCCACGCGCTGGTCGGCGAAGGGGGCTGCGAGGGGCTGGCCGAGCGGGCCCGCCATCATGGGCTGGACCGAGCCGTCGCCCGCGCGATGCGGTTGAGCCATGTGCTGTTCGGCACGCCCGTGCCGCCGCAATGGCAGGCGCTGACGCTGGCCGACCGTCTCTATCGCCGCCGCATCCTGGCGCGTGACGGCTGGGGAGGCGGGCGGCATCCCCTGACCCGCCTGGCCTTCTATCTGCGTTCGCACCTGATCCGGATGCCCCTGCCGCTCCTCCTGCGGCACCTGTGGATCAAGGGGCGGAAGGCGCGAGCCGCTCCAGCGTCGGGATGA
- a CDS encoding HprK-related kinase A: MRYRTTLRVGPVGFRIGSDWRGPIAAVEALYRDYPRAEFADFSVRLEAGQPWRRWLRPSIHIGGDYRLPEAAPLPLAQGLLAAELGMNLQMALGHRRHVLLHASVVARGDKAIVMSGISGAGKSTLALLLAERGWRFMGDEFALIDPASGLAFPFPRPVSLKNESLAAIPAGRVTGPLLSGTPKGDIRHVAPDRAAIAAMDEPARPALLLFPRFGFPSAIRPLPPAECFVRLTQASTNYVAMGEPGFRALTRLRAEVPAVAVDYPDGEAGIAAVEALWAAL; the protein is encoded by the coding sequence ATGAGGTATCGGACGACCCTGCGCGTCGGGCCGGTCGGCTTTCGCATCGGCTCCGACTGGCGAGGGCCGATCGCGGCGGTCGAAGCGCTGTACCGCGATTATCCGCGTGCCGAATTCGCCGATTTCAGCGTCCGACTGGAGGCGGGGCAGCCTTGGCGGCGATGGCTTCGCCCCTCCATCCATATCGGCGGCGATTACCGCTTGCCGGAGGCGGCGCCGCTGCCGCTGGCCCAGGGGCTGCTGGCGGCCGAACTGGGCATGAACCTGCAAATGGCGCTGGGGCATCGACGGCATGTGCTGCTCCATGCCTCGGTCGTGGCGCGCGGTGACAAGGCCATTGTGATGAGCGGCATCTCCGGCGCGGGCAAATCGACGCTGGCGCTGCTCCTTGCCGAGCGGGGCTGGCGGTTCATGGGCGACGAGTTTGCGCTGATCGATCCCGCATCGGGGCTCGCCTTTCCCTTCCCCCGCCCGGTCAGCCTGAAAAATGAGAGTCTGGCGGCCATTCCGGCAGGCCGGGTCACAGGACCTCTGCTGTCGGGAACGCCCAAGGGCGACATCCGCCATGTCGCGCCCGACCGCGCCGCCATCGCCGCGATGGACGAACCCGCGCGGCCCGCCCTGTTGCTGTTTCCCCGTTTCGGATTCCCGTCGGCGATCCGCCCGCTGCCCCCGGCCGAATGTTTCGTGCGGCTGACCCAGGCGTCGACCAATTATGTCGCGATGGGCGAGCCGGGGTTCCGCGCCCTGACCCGTCTGCGCGCCGAGGTTCCGGCGGTCGCCGTCGATTATCCCGATGGCGAAGCGGGGATCGCCGCCGTGGAAGCGCTATGGGCCGCGCTATGA
- a CDS encoding HPr-rel-A system PqqD family peptide chaperone produces MAAPRYRAAGAELLLVEPLDMFTAVFHRPSGITHLLTEPAPQILRALADAPLDAGALLARLSRDFDLGNPGDAEAMLLARLAELEAAGLVERV; encoded by the coding sequence ATGGCCGCTCCGCGCTACCGCGCGGCGGGGGCGGAGCTGTTGCTGGTCGAGCCGCTGGACATGTTCACCGCCGTCTTCCACCGGCCGTCGGGCATCACCCATTTGCTGACCGAACCCGCGCCGCAAATCCTGCGCGCGCTGGCGGATGCGCCGCTGGACGCCGGGGCGCTGCTGGCCCGGCTGTCGCGGGACTTCGATCTGGGCAATCCGGGCGATGCGGAGGCGATGCTGCTGGCCCGGCTGGCCGAGCTGGAGGCGGCGGGGCTGGTCGAGCGGGTATGA
- a CDS encoding sensor histidine kinase, which produces MLREDRASRARYIGDIMGFGIRTLWGIVVAVVAAVVVFLTAGPGPAIITLVGGIAAALVASEGEAADAEEDDAQVEDGDTLSPLLTEALDAIVEPVLLIERGRVTLANRAARTLLGAHIVGEDARIAIRHPAAAERLMAPGATAPDHPISLVGLGSLDHRWEMRLADTSGGQRIVHLIDQTAHDAAERMRVDFVANASHELRTPLASILGFIETLGDEAGEDAEIRARFLKVMFDEARRMQRLVEDLISLSRIEADKYRQPAQPVAMADLVQHVWDEFLDSGSPRAEDIGCDVAEGLPPIAGDRAQLSQMLHNLIGNAMKYGRAETPVRVTLDRDGPMLRLTVADRGEGIAPGHIPRLTERFYRVDSGRSRSVGGTGLGLAIVKHIVERHRGRLDIASEVGVGTTVTVRLPPIKSSEKPVSEGAVTKPQ; this is translated from the coding sequence ATGTTGCGGGAAGACAGGGCGAGCCGCGCCCGCTACATCGGCGACATCATGGGATTCGGCATTCGCACCTTGTGGGGCATCGTGGTGGCGGTGGTCGCTGCGGTCGTGGTGTTCCTGACCGCCGGGCCGGGGCCCGCGATCATCACGCTGGTCGGCGGGATCGCCGCCGCGCTGGTCGCGAGCGAGGGCGAGGCGGCCGACGCGGAGGAGGACGATGCGCAGGTCGAGGACGGCGATACGCTGTCCCCCCTGCTGACCGAGGCGCTGGACGCGATCGTCGAGCCGGTGCTGCTGATCGAACGCGGCCGGGTTACGCTGGCCAACCGCGCCGCCCGCACGCTGCTGGGCGCGCATATCGTCGGTGAGGATGCGCGGATCGCCATCCGCCATCCCGCCGCCGCCGAACGGTTGATGGCTCCGGGTGCGACCGCCCCCGACCATCCCATTTCGCTCGTCGGGCTCGGCTCGCTCGACCATCGCTGGGAGATGCGGCTCGCCGACACCAGCGGTGGGCAGCGGATCGTCCATCTGATCGACCAGACCGCGCACGACGCCGCCGAGCGGATGCGCGTCGATTTCGTCGCCAATGCCAGCCACGAACTGCGCACCCCCCTCGCCTCGATCCTGGGGTTCATCGAGACGCTGGGCGACGAGGCGGGCGAGGATGCCGAGATCCGCGCGCGGTTCCTGAAGGTGATGTTCGACGAGGCACGCCGGATGCAGCGGCTGGTCGAGGACCTCATCTCGCTCAGCCGGATCGAGGCGGACAAATATCGCCAGCCCGCCCAGCCGGTCGCCATGGCCGACCTGGTCCAGCATGTCTGGGACGAGTTCCTCGACTCCGGCTCGCCGCGGGCCGAGGACATCGGCTGCGACGTGGCCGAGGGGTTGCCGCCGATCGCGGGCGACCGCGCGCAATTGTCGCAGATGCTCCACAATCTGATCGGCAATGCAATGAAATATGGACGCGCCGAAACCCCGGTGCGCGTCACGCTGGACCGCGACGGGCCCATGCTGCGCCTGACGGTGGCGGACCGGGGCGAGGGCATCGCGCCGGGGCATATCCCCCGCCTGACCGAGCGTTTCTACCGCGTCGATTCGGGGCGGAGCCGCAGCGTCGGCGGCACCGGACTGGGGCTCGCGATCGTCAAGCATATCGTCGAGCGGCATCGCGGACGGCTGGATATCGCCAGCGAGGTCGGGGTGGGAACGACCGTCACCGTCCGCCTGCCCCCGATAAAATCCAGCGAGAAACCCGTTTCCGAGGGCGCTGTCACAAAACCGCAATAG
- a CDS encoding substrate-binding domain-containing protein, with translation MRLPCLLAAIVALAACHDQANGGGAGVRDQITAVGSSTVYPFTTIIAERFVTADPDAKAPVIESTGTGAGMKLFCAGIGAAHPDIENASRRMKAAEYRDCAAHGAAALLEIPIGIDGIAFAESKRGPRMALSTVDLYRALAAHPGGRPNTARTWHDVNPALPAIPIQVYGPPATSGTRDALAELILMRGCDAVEPGAAALAHHDPDAHRLLCTRVRDDGAYIDAGENDNLIVQKLQSNPDALGVFGYSYLEENRNTVNGVAIDGIAPSYEAIAADRYPGSRLLYLYVKKAHLDAIPGLRQFLSLYAANWGRGGPLVRRGLIAAPAGVQARARSIIANETALDPATLPS, from the coding sequence ATGCGCCTGCCCTGCCTTCTCGCCGCGATCGTCGCGCTGGCGGCCTGTCACGATCAGGCCAATGGCGGCGGCGCGGGCGTGCGGGATCAGATCACGGCGGTCGGCTCCTCCACCGTCTATCCCTTCACGACCATCATCGCCGAGCGTTTCGTCACCGCCGATCCCGATGCCAAGGCGCCGGTGATCGAGTCGACGGGCACGGGCGCGGGCATGAAGCTGTTCTGCGCCGGGATCGGCGCGGCTCATCCCGATATCGAAAACGCCTCGCGCCGGATGAAGGCCGCCGAATATCGCGATTGCGCCGCGCATGGTGCGGCCGCGCTGCTGGAGATTCCGATCGGGATCGACGGCATCGCCTTTGCCGAATCGAAGCGCGGGCCGCGCATGGCGCTGAGCACCGTCGACCTCTACCGGGCGCTCGCGGCGCATCCCGGCGGGCGGCCCAACACGGCGCGGACCTGGCATGACGTCAATCCCGCCCTGCCCGCCATTCCGATCCAGGTCTATGGCCCCCCCGCGACCAGCGGCACGCGCGACGCGCTGGCCGAACTGATCCTGATGCGCGGATGCGATGCGGTCGAACCGGGCGCGGCGGCGCTGGCGCATCACGATCCCGATGCCCACCGCCTGCTCTGCACCCGCGTCCGTGACGACGGCGCCTATATCGATGCGGGCGAGAACGATAATCTGATCGTCCAGAAGCTGCAATCCAACCCCGATGCGCTGGGCGTGTTCGGCTATTCCTATCTCGAGGAAAACCGCAATACGGTGAACGGGGTGGCGATCGACGGCATCGCCCCCAGCTATGAGGCGATCGCCGCCGACCGTTATCCGGGTTCGCGGCTGCTCTATCTCTACGTCAAGAAGGCGCATCTCGATGCCATTCCGGGACTGCGCCAGTTCCTGTCGCTCTATGCCGCCAATTGGGGGCGTGGCGGGCCGCTGGTCCGGCGCGGGCTGATCGCGGCGCCCGCCGGGGTCCAGGCACGCGCGCGGTCCATCATCGCGAACGAGACCGCCCTCGATCCGGCGACCCTGCCGTCATGA
- the pstC gene encoding phosphate ABC transporter permease subunit PstC yields the protein MNGVILLVLIVGLGVIAWATTRMRALGFRRRTGGRVRSLPHHHGWYVALWTAAPPLIFLAFWAATSPALVTDMVLGTPAAGRLPPPGFERAAILSEARALAAGQAHGAFHTLSRTLAPAYATAQTRIDWIATAIVLLLALAGGAYAYLRVRPDFSARTRIERVVLGLLLGASLIAILTTAGIVASLLYEAGRFFAVVPITDFLFGAHWSPQVIDPRDPGASLGAVPLFWGTFFIGAVIAMAVAIPFGLMSAIYLTQYAQPRARRIMKPVLEVLAGIPTVVYGYFAALIVAPAVRQFAVSIGIEWASSESALAAGLVMGVMIIPFVSSMADDSLAAVPDSMRDGSLAMGATPSETITRVMLPAALPGVVGGVLLAVSRAIGETMIVVMAASGVATLTANPFASTTTVTRQIVDLLTGEAEFDSPKTLAAFALGLTLFVITLLLNIIALSVVKRYRETYE from the coding sequence ATGAACGGCGTCATCCTTCTGGTCCTGATCGTCGGATTGGGTGTCATCGCCTGGGCGACGACACGCATGCGCGCGCTCGGCTTTCGGCGGCGGACGGGCGGACGGGTCCGCTCGCTGCCGCATCATCATGGCTGGTATGTCGCGCTGTGGACCGCCGCGCCGCCGCTGATCTTCCTAGCGTTCTGGGCCGCGACCTCGCCCGCGCTCGTCACCGATATGGTGCTGGGCACGCCCGCCGCCGGACGCTTGCCGCCGCCGGGGTTCGAGCGGGCGGCGATCCTGTCCGAAGCGCGGGCGCTGGCCGCCGGACAGGCGCACGGGGCCTTCCATACGCTTTCGCGCACCCTGGCCCCCGCTTACGCGACCGCCCAGACGCGCATCGACTGGATCGCGACCGCCATCGTCCTGCTGCTCGCGCTGGCGGGCGGCGCCTATGCCTATCTGCGGGTCCGACCCGACTTTTCGGCGCGGACGCGGATCGAGCGGGTGGTGCTGGGGCTGCTGCTCGGCGCCTCGCTCATCGCGATCCTGACGACCGCCGGGATCGTCGCCTCGCTGCTCTACGAGGCCGGGCGCTTCTTTGCGGTGGTGCCCATCACCGACTTCCTGTTCGGCGCGCATTGGAGCCCGCAGGTCATCGATCCTCGCGATCCGGGCGCGTCGCTGGGCGCGGTGCCGCTGTTCTGGGGGACGTTCTTCATCGGCGCGGTGATCGCGATGGCGGTGGCCATTCCGTTCGGGCTGATGAGCGCCATCTACCTCACCCAATATGCCCAGCCGCGCGCGCGCCGGATCATGAAGCCGGTGCTGGAGGTGCTCGCAGGCATCCCGACCGTCGTCTATGGCTATTTCGCCGCGCTGATCGTCGCGCCCGCCGTCCGCCAGTTCGCGGTGTCGATCGGCATCGAATGGGCATCGTCGGAAAGCGCGCTGGCGGCCGGGCTGGTCATGGGGGTGATGATCATCCCCTTCGTCTCGTCCATGGCCGACGACAGCCTGGCTGCGGTGCCCGATTCGATGCGCGACGGCAGCCTGGCGATGGGGGCGACCCCGTCCGAGACGATCACCCGCGTCATGCTGCCCGCCGCCCTGCCCGGCGTGGTCGGCGGCGTCCTGCTGGCGGTCAGCCGCGCGATCGGCGAGACGATGATCGTCGTCATGGCGGCAAGCGGGGTTGCGACCCTGACCGCCAATCCCTTTGCCAGCACCACGACCGTCACCCGCCAGATCGTCGACCTGCTGACCGGCGAGGCGGAGTTCGACAGCCCCAAGACGCTCGCCGCCTTCGCGCTGGGGCTGACGCTGTTCGTCATCACGCTGCTGCTCAACATCATCGCGCTGAGCGTGGTGAAGCGTTACCGGGAAACCTATGAATAG
- the pstA gene encoding phosphate ABC transporter permease PstA, whose protein sequence is MTRRLRRRYAAERRFRLIGMAAVALSAAFLAFLLITMVAQGIGGFTQTRVTLPVDLAAADLPVEPARLKGRGADLALAGAGLEHAVDGAATQAFGADGTDLLSPGAWIVVRDAIKADPALLRGTTRFSLPVASAYDVAAKGEGTPEAEALVTRLKARGVLSTGWNLTFLTDADATDPTRVGIWGAAKGSLLTMLVTLALAFPIGVLAALYLEEYAPKNRWTDLIEVSINNLAAVPSIIFGLLGLAVFLGTFGLPRSAPLVGGLTLALMTMPVIVIAGRNAIKAVPPSIRDAALAIGASRVQVIFHHVLPLALPGILTGTIIGMARALGETAPLLMIGMRAFIAAPPQGLTDPATVLPVQIFLWSDQVDRGFIEKTSAAIIVLLVFLLAMNGLAIYLRNRFETRW, encoded by the coding sequence ATGACGCGCCGCCTGCGCCGTCGCTATGCGGCGGAGCGGCGGTTCCGGTTGATCGGCATGGCAGCGGTCGCCCTGTCGGCGGCGTTCCTGGCCTTTCTGCTGATCACCATGGTGGCACAGGGGATTGGCGGCTTTACCCAGACGCGCGTCACCCTGCCCGTCGACCTGGCCGCTGCCGACCTGCCGGTAGAGCCCGCCCGGCTGAAGGGCCGCGGTGCCGACCTCGCGCTGGCGGGCGCGGGGCTGGAGCATGCGGTCGACGGCGCGGCGACCCAGGCCTTCGGCGCCGACGGCACCGACCTGTTGTCGCCGGGTGCGTGGATCGTGGTGCGCGATGCGATCAAGGCGGACCCGGCCCTGTTGCGCGGCACCACGCGCTTCTCGCTGCCCGTCGCCAGCGCCTATGACGTCGCCGCCAAGGGCGAAGGCACGCCCGAGGCCGAGGCGCTGGTCACGCGGCTCAAGGCCCGCGGCGTCCTGTCGACCGGGTGGAACCTGACCTTCCTGACCGATGCCGATGCGACCGATCCGACCCGCGTCGGCATCTGGGGCGCGGCCAAGGGATCGCTGCTGACCATGCTGGTCACGCTGGCGCTGGCCTTCCCGATCGGGGTACTCGCCGCGCTCTATCTGGAGGAATATGCGCCGAAGAATCGCTGGACCGACCTGATCGAGGTGTCGATCAACAATCTCGCGGCGGTCCCGTCGATCATCTTCGGCCTGCTGGGGCTGGCGGTGTTCCTGGGCACGTTCGGCCTGCCGCGTTCGGCTCCGCTCGTCGGCGGGCTGACGCTGGCGTTGATGACGATGCCGGTCATCGTGATCGCGGGTCGCAACGCGATCAAGGCGGTGCCGCCGTCGATCCGTGACGCGGCGCTGGCGATCGGCGCCTCGCGGGTGCAGGTGATCTTTCACCATGTCCTGCCGCTCGCGCTGCCCGGCATCCTGACCGGCACGATCATCGGCATGGCCCGCGCGCTGGGCGAGACCGCGCCGCTGCTGATGATCGGCATGCGCGCCTTCATCGCCGCGCCGCCGCAGGGGCTGACCGATCCGGCGACCGTGCTGCCGGTGCAGATCTTCCTGTGGTCCGATCAGGTCGATCGCGGCTTCATCGAAAAGACCTCCGCCGCGATCATCGTCCTGCTCGTCTTCCTGCTCGCGATGAACGGGCTGGCCATTTACCTCCGCAATCGGTTCGAGACACGCTGGTGA
- the pstB gene encoding phosphate ABC transporter ATP-binding protein PstB, producing MSIPKITARNVSVSYGAKQAIHDISIDVERDHVIAFIGPSGCGKSTFLRTLNRMNDTIPSARVSGDVRLDGQDIYAPEMDVVQLRARVGMVFQKPNPFPKSIYENVAYGPRIHGLAASRGELDMIVERSLTRAGLWNEVKDRLSESGTALSGGQQQRLCIARAIAVDPEVILMDEPCSALDPIATARIEELIHDLRGRYAIAIVTHNMQQAARVSQRTAFFHLGTLVEYGKTSDIFTNPKEERTKDYITGRYG from the coding sequence GTGAGCATTCCCAAGATAACCGCGCGCAACGTCAGCGTGTCCTACGGCGCCAAGCAGGCGATCCACGACATTTCGATCGATGTCGAACGGGATCACGTCATCGCCTTTATCGGCCCGTCGGGCTGCGGCAAGTCGACCTTCCTGCGCACGCTCAACCGGATGAACGATACCATCCCCTCGGCGCGGGTGTCGGGGGACGTGCGGCTGGACGGGCAGGACATCTATGCGCCCGAGATGGACGTGGTGCAGTTGCGCGCCCGCGTCGGCATGGTGTTCCAGAAGCCCAACCCCTTCCCCAAGTCGATCTACGAGAATGTCGCCTATGGTCCGCGCATCCATGGGCTGGCCGCGTCGCGCGGCGAACTCGACATGATCGTGGAGCGCTCGCTGACCCGCGCCGGGCTGTGGAACGAGGTGAAGGATCGGCTGTCGGAAAGCGGCACCGCGCTGTCGGGCGGGCAGCAGCAGCGTCTGTGCATCGCGCGCGCCATCGCGGTCGACCCCGAAGTGATCCTGATGGACGAGCCGTGCAGCGCGCTCGACCCGATCGCGACCGCGCGGATCGAGGAGCTGATCCACGACCTGCGCGGCCGCTACGCCATCGCGATCGTCACCCACAACATGCAGCAGGCGGCCCGCGTGTCGCAGCGCACCGCCTTTTTCCATCTCGGCACGCTCGTCGAGTACGGGAAGACGTCCGACATCTTCACGAACCCGAAGGAAGAGCGGACGAAGGACTATATTACCGGCCGTTACGGCTGA
- the phoU gene encoding phosphate signaling complex protein PhoU: MDHTVKAFDNDIGRLRGLISQMGGLAEEAIANAIRALQRSDLELARKVREDDKAIDLIEAEVERLAVRTIALRAPMANDLREVVAALKIASVVERIGDYAKNIAKRVPMIESEDRIEPVSILPAMAKIASAMVHDVLDAFAARDAEAAVRVRDSDNALDDFYDSIFRTLVTHMVENPKTIGQVAHLLFIAKNLERIGDHATNVAEMVYFAATGTQMGERDRGGTWPS; encoded by the coding sequence ATGGACCACACCGTAAAGGCCTTCGACAACGATATCGGCCGCTTGCGCGGGCTGATCAGCCAGATGGGCGGATTGGCCGAGGAAGCGATCGCCAATGCGATCCGCGCGCTGCAACGCTCCGACCTGGAACTGGCGCGGAAAGTCCGCGAGGACGACAAGGCGATCGACCTGATCGAGGCGGAGGTCGAGCGGCTGGCGGTGCGCACCATCGCCCTGCGCGCGCCGATGGCCAACGACCTGCGCGAGGTCGTCGCCGCGCTGAAGATCGCCAGCGTCGTCGAGCGGATCGGCGACTATGCCAAGAACATCGCCAAGCGCGTGCCGATGATCGAGAGCGAGGACCGGATCGAGCCCGTCTCCATCCTGCCCGCCATGGCCAAGATCGCCTCGGCGATGGTGCATGACGTGCTCGACGCCTTTGCCGCGCGCGATGCCGAGGCGGCGGTCCGGGTCCGCGACAGCGACAACGCACTCGACGATTTCTACGATTCCATCTTCCGCACGCTCGTCACCCATATGGTCGAGAATCCCAAGACGATCGGACAGGTCGCGCACCTGCTGTTCATCGCCAAGAATCTCGAACGCATCGGCGACCATGCGACGAACGTCGCGGAGATGGTCTATTTCGCCGCCACCGGTACCCAGATGGGTGAGCGGGATCGCGGCGGTACTTGGCCTTCTTGA
- the phoB gene encoding phosphate regulon transcriptional regulator PhoB → MARVKMLLVEDDAALAELLVFHFKREDFEVAHTPDGEEALLLARESTPDIVLLDWMVEGISGIEVCRRLRRSPETANVPIIMLTARGEEEDRVRGLETGADDYVTKPFSPRELVARVGAVLRRVRPALAGEALTYADIEMDTVGHKVRRAGEVVSLGPTEFRLLKHFLEHPGWVFSRERLLDAVWGHDSDIESRTVDVHIRRLRKAINVGDRPDIIRTVRSAGYSLDAGG, encoded by the coding sequence ATGGCACGGGTAAAGATGTTGCTGGTCGAAGACGATGCCGCGCTGGCGGAACTGCTCGTCTTCCATTTCAAGCGCGAGGATTTCGAGGTCGCCCACACGCCCGACGGCGAGGAGGCGCTGTTGCTGGCGCGCGAGAGCACGCCCGACATCGTCCTGCTCGACTGGATGGTCGAGGGGATTTCGGGGATCGAAGTCTGCCGCCGCCTGCGCCGTTCGCCCGAAACTGCGAACGTGCCGATCATCATGCTGACCGCGCGCGGCGAGGAAGAGGACCGGGTGCGCGGGCTGGAGACGGGCGCGGACGATTATGTCACCAAGCCCTTCTCCCCGCGCGAACTGGTCGCGCGCGTCGGCGCGGTGCTGCGCCGCGTCCGCCCGGCGCTGGCGGGCGAGGCGCTGACCTATGCCGATATCGAGATGGACACGGTCGGCCACAAGGTCCGCCGCGCGGGCGAGGTCGTCTCGCTCGGGCCGACCGAGTTCCGCCTCCTGAAGCATTTCCTGGAACATCCAGGCTGGGTCTTCTCGCGCGAGCGGCTGCTCGACGCGGTATGGGGTCACGATTCGGATATCGAGAGCCGGACGGTCGACGTCCATATCCGCCGTCTGCGCAAGGCGATCAATGTCGGCGACCGGCCCGATATCATCCGCACCGTGCGCTCGGCAGGCTATTCGCTCGACGCAGGGGGCTGA
- a CDS encoding DUF2794 domain-containing protein: MGIVPFPKAPGQVGFERAELNRILDLYGRMVAAGHWRDYAMDLGRDAAIFSAFRRTAERPEYRIEKRPALRNRQGMWALIGEAGAVLKRGHELGPVLAPVERRLMKLVEE, from the coding sequence ATGGGGATCGTCCCGTTTCCGAAGGCACCGGGGCAGGTGGGGTTCGAGCGTGCCGAGTTGAACCGCATCCTAGACCTGTATGGTCGGATGGTCGCGGCTGGACACTGGCGCGACTATGCGATGGATCTGGGGCGCGACGCCGCGATCTTCTCGGCCTTTCGCCGTACCGCCGAGCGGCCGGAATACCGGATCGAGAAGCGCCCGGCGCTGCGCAACCGCCAAGGCATGTGGGCGCTCATCGGCGAGGCCGGGGCGGTGCTGAAGCGCGGACATGAGCTGGGGCCGGTGCTGGCGCCGGTCGAACGCCGCCTGATGAAGCTGGTCGAGGAATAG